From one Gemmatimonadaceae bacterium genomic stretch:
- a CDS encoding SET domain-containing protein-lysine N-methyltransferase, giving the protein MTDPRPLDEATPLPDHPPGAILRCDSDLLGVLVTHDWRKLIAIKPIAAGKKVFTLVGRETPIPTRYSIQVGPSLHVDQDDAHDPSEIVRRYFWRYMDHACDPATLIRHRAVIARRDIAAGEALTFNYNTTEYDMAEPFRCHCESALCVGLVRGARYLTPGQRALIEDWLADYLR; this is encoded by the coding sequence ATGACCGACCCACGACCGCTCGACGAAGCGACGCCGCTCCCCGACCATCCGCCGGGCGCCATTCTCCGCTGTGACTCCGACCTGCTCGGGGTGCTCGTGACCCACGACTGGCGGAAGTTGATCGCCATCAAGCCGATCGCGGCGGGGAAGAAGGTCTTCACGCTTGTCGGTCGCGAGACCCCGATCCCGACGCGTTACTCGATCCAGGTTGGACCCTCGCTTCACGTGGACCAGGACGATGCCCACGATCCGTCGGAGATCGTCCGGCGCTATTTCTGGCGCTACATGGACCACGCGTGTGATCCGGCCACGCTCATCCGCCATCGCGCCGTGATTGCCCGGCGGGACATTGCGGCTGGTGAAGCCCTCACGTTCAACTACAACACGACCGAGTACGACATGGCCGAGCCGTTCCGCTGCCACTGCGAGAGCGCGCTGTGCGTCGGCCTCGTGCGCGGCGCGCGGTACCTGACGCCGGGGCAGCGAGCGCTCATCGAAGACTGGCTCGCCGACTATCTGCGCTGA
- a CDS encoding MFS transporter, which translates to MNSPVAPQPHPLLRRMVDVQPGEVRAMLVSFAYFFFVLSGWFVLRPIREAVAVATGVSKLPFLFAGTLTAVLIANPLFSALVVRYPVRKFIAITYQFFVVNLLVFYALMTFVAPVEGSAGDVWIGRAFFVWTSVFNLFVVSIFWAFMADAYRSEQAKRLFGFIAVGGTLGSVLGSAATAELAPLIGTPNLLLISAVLIELAVLCVMRFPAPGQVPGGVDTAHRDRPIGGSLWAGITHVMKSPYLLGISLFLVLLTMGSTILYFEQTDIVGKAYADRAARTAVMARIELVVQSLTLVTQIFFTGRLIRWLGLSLSLAFLPFVSLVGFAALGTWPVFAVVATLAIVRRAGNFALNNPSMEILFTVVPREDKYKAKNFIETFVYRSGDQVGAWGYAGLAALGLGMSGIAYAAVPIAFVWLLLGTWLGREQGRLAART; encoded by the coding sequence GTGAACAGTCCGGTGGCCCCCCAGCCGCATCCGCTGCTGCGGCGCATGGTGGACGTGCAGCCCGGCGAAGTGCGGGCGATGCTCGTCTCGTTCGCCTATTTCTTCTTCGTCCTGAGCGGATGGTTCGTGCTGCGCCCCATCCGCGAGGCGGTGGCGGTCGCCACCGGCGTGAGCAAGCTCCCGTTCCTGTTCGCCGGGACGCTGACCGCGGTGCTGATCGCGAATCCGCTCTTCTCGGCGCTCGTCGTGCGCTACCCGGTGCGGAAGTTCATCGCGATCACCTACCAGTTCTTCGTCGTCAACCTGCTGGTCTTCTACGCGCTGATGACATTCGTGGCGCCGGTGGAGGGGTCGGCGGGCGACGTCTGGATTGGCCGCGCGTTCTTCGTGTGGACGAGCGTGTTCAACCTGTTCGTGGTGTCCATCTTCTGGGCCTTCATGGCCGATGCGTACCGCAGCGAACAGGCCAAACGGCTATTCGGCTTCATTGCCGTCGGCGGGACGCTGGGCTCGGTGCTTGGCTCGGCGGCCACGGCGGAACTGGCGCCGCTGATCGGCACACCCAACCTGCTGCTCATCTCGGCGGTGCTCATCGAGCTGGCGGTGCTGTGCGTGATGCGCTTTCCCGCGCCCGGGCAGGTGCCGGGAGGCGTGGACACGGCGCATCGCGACCGGCCCATCGGCGGGAGCCTGTGGGCCGGCATCACGCACGTGATGAAGTCACCCTACCTGCTGGGCATCTCGCTCTTCCTCGTGCTGCTCACGATGGGATCGACGATCCTGTACTTCGAGCAGACCGACATCGTCGGCAAGGCGTATGCCGACCGCGCGGCGCGGACGGCGGTGATGGCGCGCATTGAACTCGTGGTGCAGTCGCTCACGCTGGTCACGCAGATCTTCTTCACCGGACGGCTCATTCGCTGGCTCGGGTTGTCGCTCTCCCTCGCCTTCCTCCCGTTCGTGAGCCTGGTGGGCTTTGCGGCGCTCGGCACGTGGCCCGTGTTCGCCGTGGTGGCGACGCTGGCCATCGTCCGGCGCGCGGGGAACTTTGCGCTCAACAATCCCTCGATGGAGATCCTCTTCACCGTCGTGCCGCGCGAGGACAAGTACAAGGCGAAGAACTTCATCGAGACGTTCGTGTACCGCTCCGGCGACCAGGTGGGAGCGTGGGGCTACGCGGGCCTCGCGGCGCTCGGGCTCGGGATGTCGGGGATCGCGTACGCCGCGGTGCCGATTGCGTTCGTCTGGCTGCTGCTCGGGACCTGGCTGGGCAGGGAGCAGGGGCGGCTGGCGGCGCGGACGTAG
- a CDS encoding prolipoprotein diacylglyceryl transferase family protein — MTPRLREWVLKLAYGLLFVGVLPALLVRWAWRLDRWVQLPVPHTAWAGAGLVAAGMALMTAGTLALWRYGNGLPMSAFPPERLVARGVYRLVADPLYVGAVAMAFGTSLVFTSPGGLWIVSPVFALACVAWVMGFERERTRARFGAVAEPLLRLPGNVHDAPSPWHRAAIYVLVFIPWLVIYLAVEFLGAPAGAPSSSLPIDDAIPVMPWTALIYESVYPMVVLAPLFARRQRDLRRFARRGLWAIAIIIPFYLIVPIVYEPRPIPGTGFFQAWLGLERAINSPLTAFPAFHMVWACIAASLYAATYRRGWLMWLLAAAIGVSCATVGIHALADVIAAVVVFALLVRGPALWEWLRVTAEQGANSWREWRIGPLRLMSHGLFIGVAVALSYPVSIWLGGADLLWWVFAISLVGAILAALWAQLIEGSPQLLRPFGYFGGMIGVLGTVGAASFLGLDGWRLLAATSVTLAFGQGLGRLRCLVNGCCHGAPAASSVGITYVHPMPRPSRLAGLGGVAIHPTQIYSLLWLLVVGVVLVRLWLLQAPLAFIAGMYFVLVGLGRFVEEHYRGEPQTAVLAGFRLYQWLTFAFIIGGAALTTCESAPAPLPSTLDWRAFAVSLLAAAIGTVSFGMDVPGSNRRFSRLA; from the coding sequence ATGACGCCGCGTCTCCGCGAGTGGGTCCTCAAGCTGGCCTACGGGTTGCTGTTCGTGGGCGTGCTGCCCGCCCTGCTGGTGCGCTGGGCGTGGCGCCTCGATCGCTGGGTCCAGCTTCCGGTGCCGCACACCGCGTGGGCCGGCGCGGGGCTCGTGGCGGCGGGGATGGCGCTGATGACCGCCGGGACGCTCGCGCTATGGCGGTACGGAAACGGCCTGCCGATGAGCGCCTTTCCCCCCGAGCGCCTCGTCGCGCGCGGCGTGTACCGGTTGGTGGCCGACCCGCTCTACGTCGGCGCCGTCGCGATGGCGTTCGGCACTTCACTGGTGTTCACGTCGCCCGGCGGCCTCTGGATCGTGTCGCCGGTCTTCGCACTCGCCTGCGTCGCGTGGGTGATGGGCTTCGAACGGGAACGGACGCGGGCGCGGTTCGGCGCCGTGGCCGAGCCGTTGCTTCGACTGCCTGGAAATGTCCACGACGCACCGTCGCCGTGGCATCGCGCCGCCATCTACGTGCTCGTCTTCATTCCGTGGCTCGTCATCTATCTCGCCGTCGAGTTCCTCGGGGCGCCGGCCGGCGCGCCGTCGTCGTCGCTCCCCATCGACGACGCGATCCCGGTGATGCCGTGGACCGCGCTCATCTACGAGTCTGTCTATCCGATGGTCGTGCTGGCGCCGCTCTTCGCGCGGCGCCAGCGTGACCTGCGGCGCTTCGCGCGGCGCGGGCTGTGGGCAATCGCGATCATCATCCCGTTCTACCTGATCGTTCCCATCGTCTACGAGCCGCGTCCCATTCCGGGGACCGGCTTCTTCCAGGCATGGCTTGGGCTGGAGCGCGCCATCAACTCGCCGCTCACCGCCTTCCCGGCCTTTCATATGGTATGGGCCTGCATCGCCGCGTCGTTGTATGCCGCCACGTACCGGCGGGGCTGGCTGATGTGGCTCCTCGCCGCCGCCATCGGGGTGAGTTGCGCGACAGTCGGCATTCACGCACTGGCGGACGTGATCGCGGCCGTCGTCGTGTTCGCCCTGCTGGTGCGTGGCCCCGCGCTTTGGGAGTGGTTGCGAGTCACGGCAGAGCAAGGGGCGAACTCGTGGCGCGAGTGGCGTATTGGCCCGCTCCGCCTGATGAGCCATGGCCTCTTCATCGGCGTGGCCGTGGCCCTTTCGTATCCGGTCAGCATCTGGCTCGGTGGCGCCGACCTGCTGTGGTGGGTCTTCGCCATCTCGCTCGTGGGGGCGATTTTGGCGGCGCTCTGGGCGCAGCTCATCGAGGGTTCGCCGCAACTCCTGCGTCCCTTCGGCTATTTCGGCGGAATGATCGGCGTTCTGGGCACCGTGGGAGCCGCGTCGTTCCTGGGCCTCGATGGTTGGCGCCTGTTGGCGGCGACGTCTGTCACCCTTGCCTTCGGCCAGGGCCTCGGCCGCCTGAGGTGCCTCGTGAATGGATGCTGTCACGGCGCGCCGGCCGCGTCGTCGGTGGGCATCACGTACGTGCACCCGATGCCGCGCCCCAGCCGGCTCGCTGGCCTTGGAGGCGTCGCCATCCACCCGACGCAGATCTACTCGCTCCTCTGGCTCCTGGTGGTCGGCGTGGTGCTCGTCCGCCTCTGGCTGCTGCAGGCGCCGCTCGCCTTCATTGCCGGCATGTACTTCGTGCTGGTCGGGCTCGGCCGCTTCGTCGAGGAGCACTATCGCGGCGAGCCGCAGACCGCGGTGCTGGCCGGTTTCCGCCTGTATCAATGGCTGACGTTCGCCTTCATCATCGGCGGTGCCGCGCTGACGACGTGCGAATCCGCGCCAGCGCCCCTCCCCTCGACGCTCGACTGGCGGGCGTTCGCGGTCTCGTTGCTGGCCGCCGCGATCGGAACGGTCAGCTTCGGGATGGACGTACCGGGCTCGAACCGCCGCTTCTCGCGACTCGCGTAG
- a CDS encoding CehA/McbA family metallohydrolase, translating into MRRLVTLCLVVAPLALGAQSATPAAHWYKGNTHTHTINSDGDSSPDDVVKWYKEHGYQFLVLTDHNVLTSVEGLNALFGLDEKFLVIRGEEVTDRFANKPIHINGLDPARKIEPQGGTSVLDVIQRDVDAIRAAGAIPHINHPNFGWAMTPDELRLVRNNRLFEIFNGHPQVNNIGGGGVAGLEEAWDAILTSGVTLYGLAVDDAHHFKRPDDRTASRPGQGWVVVRAEKLETKALLAALERGDFYASTGVELSDYQATAMAMTVTVKPTSWSKYRIQFIGAGGKLLQESLASPATYAYKGDEGYVRARIVESNGLMAWTQPVRVGPNR; encoded by the coding sequence ATGCGCCGTCTCGTCACGCTCTGCCTTGTTGTCGCGCCGCTGGCCCTCGGCGCGCAGTCCGCGACGCCCGCGGCGCACTGGTACAAGGGAAATACGCACACCCACACGATCAACAGCGACGGCGATTCGTCGCCGGATGACGTGGTGAAGTGGTACAAGGAGCATGGGTACCAGTTCCTGGTGCTCACCGACCACAATGTGCTGACGAGCGTCGAGGGGCTGAACGCCCTGTTCGGACTCGACGAGAAGTTCCTCGTCATCCGCGGTGAGGAAGTGACGGATCGCTTCGCGAACAAGCCGATCCACATCAACGGACTTGATCCGGCGCGGAAGATCGAACCCCAGGGCGGCACCAGCGTGCTGGACGTGATCCAGCGCGACGTCGACGCAATCCGCGCCGCCGGGGCCATCCCGCACATCAACCACCCGAACTTCGGCTGGGCAATGACGCCCGACGAGTTGAGACTGGTTCGCAACAACCGGTTGTTCGAGATCTTCAACGGCCACCCGCAGGTGAACAACATTGGCGGCGGTGGCGTTGCCGGCCTCGAGGAGGCGTGGGATGCCATTCTGACGAGCGGCGTCACGCTCTATGGCCTCGCGGTGGATGACGCGCATCACTTCAAGCGTCCCGACGACCGCACGGCATCGCGACCGGGGCAGGGGTGGGTGGTGGTGCGCGCGGAAAAGCTCGAGACCAAGGCGTTGCTCGCCGCCCTCGAGCGCGGCGACTTCTACGCGAGCACGGGCGTGGAACTGAGCGACTATCAGGCGACGGCGATGGCGATGACGGTGACAGTGAAGCCGACCAGCTGGAGCAAGTACCGCATCCAGTTCATCGGTGCCGGCGGCAAGCTGCTGCAGGAGTCACTCGCCAGCCCCGCCACCTACGCGTACAAGGGTGATGAAGGGTACGTCCGGGCGCGAATCGTCGAATCCAACGGGCTGATGGCGTGGACGCAACCGGTGCGCGTAGGCCCCAACCGTTAG
- a CDS encoding NAD-dependent epimerase/dehydratase family protein, giving the protein MSLNILILGGTGFTGPEQVEYALARGHRVTLFNRNRTRPDYFKGKVDQLIGDLNEDVSALAGKTFDVVLDNPTTFPAWVRNAAQHLKGNVGHYIFISTMSVYPDNSRPNMDESDGTTPLPADLDPYTLVRENAGKYYGALKTFAEQEAERQYPGKVTIVRPGLIVGPLDRSDRYTWWPARIDKGGDVLAPGTPDDPTQWIDSRDLAEWMIRLAEQKVIGTFNAVGYTRPMSELLYGTKAVTTAGAQFTWVPAEFLAAQGVRGWRHMPVWLPPTGPTAGFLRRNNDRAVKAGLTFRPLAVTAADTLTWHKTRPEAEQKATAEGAVAGVAPAKETEVIAAWKAKQATGGPSND; this is encoded by the coding sequence ATGTCGCTCAACATCCTCATCCTCGGGGGAACCGGCTTCACCGGCCCCGAGCAGGTGGAATACGCGCTCGCGCGCGGCCACAGGGTCACGCTCTTCAACCGCAACCGCACACGCCCCGATTACTTCAAGGGCAAAGTTGACCAGCTCATCGGCGACCTGAACGAGGACGTGAGCGCGCTGGCCGGCAAGACGTTCGACGTCGTGCTCGACAATCCGACCACGTTCCCCGCCTGGGTGCGCAACGCGGCCCAGCACCTCAAGGGGAACGTCGGGCACTACATCTTCATCTCCACCATGTCGGTCTATCCGGACAACAGCCGGCCGAACATGGACGAGAGCGACGGCACCACGCCGCTCCCCGCCGACCTGGATCCGTACACGCTGGTGCGCGAGAACGCGGGCAAGTACTACGGCGCGCTCAAGACGTTCGCCGAGCAGGAGGCGGAGCGGCAGTATCCGGGGAAGGTGACGATCGTTCGTCCGGGGCTTATCGTCGGCCCGCTCGACCGCAGCGATCGCTACACCTGGTGGCCAGCGCGCATCGACAAGGGCGGCGATGTGCTCGCACCGGGCACCCCCGACGATCCCACGCAGTGGATCGACTCGCGCGACCTTGCGGAGTGGATGATCCGTCTGGCCGAACAGAAGGTGATCGGCACGTTCAACGCCGTGGGATACACGCGCCCGATGTCGGAGTTGTTGTACGGCACCAAGGCCGTGACGACCGCAGGCGCGCAGTTCACGTGGGTCCCGGCCGAGTTTCTGGCGGCGCAGGGCGTGCGCGGCTGGCGTCATATGCCGGTCTGGCTGCCACCGACTGGGCCGACGGCCGGCTTCCTGCGACGCAACAATGACCGCGCGGTAAAGGCGGGGCTCACCTTCCGTCCGCTCGCGGTGACGGCGGCCGACACCCTCACCTGGCACAAGACGCGTCCGGAAGCGGAGCAGAAGGCGACCGCGGAAGGGGCCGTCGCCGGCGTCGCGCCCGCCAAGGAAACCGAGGTGATCGCGGCGTGGAAAGCCAAGCAGGCGACGGGAGGGCCGAGCAATGACTAG
- the cydB gene encoding cytochrome d ubiquinol oxidase subunit II, which produces MQTLWFTLVALLLALYVVLDGFDFGAGALHLLVARGDDERRQVLRAIGPFWDGNEVWLLAAGGALMLAFPRALGAGLSGFYLAIMMVLWVLILRGIAIEFRPHLEDAMWRQFWDGTFALASTLAPVLLGAALGNVLRGVPLQADGWFSLPLFASFSPRGTLGILDWFTVLAGVFSLVALAHHGARFLVWRTSGPVQERSRALASHLYPVMVLLWGVATVVTMWLLPDLGAALRARPTAWLATAVFIAGLAGSGWYARRGQDLSAFLASAMFLVGLLAATAVCVYPTLIRSAGDPTRSLTALNASSGAHALQTGLWWWPLGFVLAAGYVALLFRLHRGKVRGIDEEAGY; this is translated from the coding sequence ATGCAGACACTCTGGTTCACGCTCGTCGCCCTGCTGCTCGCGCTCTACGTGGTGCTCGACGGTTTCGACTTCGGCGCGGGCGCACTGCACCTGCTGGTGGCGCGCGGCGATGACGAGCGCCGCCAGGTGCTGCGCGCCATCGGCCCCTTCTGGGACGGCAACGAAGTGTGGCTGCTCGCCGCCGGCGGCGCGCTGATGCTCGCCTTCCCGCGTGCGCTCGGCGCGGGATTGTCCGGATTCTATCTCGCGATCATGATGGTCCTGTGGGTGCTGATCCTGCGGGGCATCGCCATCGAGTTCCGGCCGCATCTCGAGGACGCGATGTGGCGCCAGTTCTGGGATGGGACGTTCGCCCTGGCCTCGACACTCGCGCCGGTGCTGCTGGGCGCGGCGCTGGGCAATGTGCTGCGCGGCGTGCCGCTGCAGGCGGACGGGTGGTTCTCGCTGCCGCTCTTCGCGTCCTTCTCGCCGCGGGGAACGCTGGGCATCCTCGACTGGTTCACGGTGCTGGCCGGGGTGTTCTCACTCGTGGCGCTCGCGCATCACGGCGCGCGATTCCTCGTGTGGCGCACCAGCGGACCGGTGCAGGAACGCAGCCGAGCGCTGGCGAGCCATCTCTATCCGGTGATGGTGCTGCTGTGGGGGGTGGCGACCGTCGTGACGATGTGGCTCCTCCCCGATCTCGGCGCGGCGCTTCGCGCGCGTCCGACCGCCTGGCTCGCCACGGCGGTCTTCATCGCAGGCCTGGCCGGCAGCGGATGGTACGCACGGCGCGGCCAAGACCTTTCGGCCTTTCTCGCGTCCGCGATGTTCCTCGTCGGACTGCTCGCCGCCACGGCGGTTTGCGTGTATCCAACGCTGATCCGGTCGGCTGGCGATCCCACTCGGTCGCTGACTGCCCTGAACGCGTCGTCCGGCGCGCATGCGCTGCAGACGGGACTCTGGTGGTGGCCGCTGGGATTCGTTTTGGCCGCGGGGTACGTGGCGCTGCTCTTCCGCCTGCACCGCGGCAAGGTGCGAGGCATCGACGAGGAAGCTGGCTACTGA
- a CDS encoding BLUF domain-containing protein, which yields MAALHTLVYVSSAEHLQSEAELEEILTVARELNARDDVTGILLYHEGSFMQCLEGDREVIHATYDRIARDPRHHGIVKLLDEPIAERSFPEWQMGYFRAAKSELLALSNERWNELEQQGAGTGVSRGLIALRAFARQAKQGR from the coding sequence ATGGCGGCGCTGCATACGCTGGTCTACGTGAGTTCCGCCGAGCACCTGCAGAGCGAGGCGGAGCTCGAGGAGATCCTCACGGTCGCGCGCGAGTTGAATGCGCGGGACGACGTCACGGGCATCCTGCTCTATCACGAGGGAAGCTTCATGCAGTGCCTCGAGGGCGATCGTGAGGTCATCCACGCGACGTACGATCGCATCGCCCGTGATCCGCGCCATCACGGGATCGTGAAGCTGCTCGACGAGCCGATCGCGGAGCGCAGTTTCCCGGAATGGCAAATGGGCTACTTCCGCGCGGCCAAGTCGGAGCTGCTCGCACTGTCGAACGAGCGCTGGAACGAGCTCGAGCAGCAGGGCGCCGGCACCGGCGTCTCGCGAGGGCTCATCGCGCTGCGCGCCTTCGCGCGGCAGGCCAAGCAGGGACGCTAG
- a CDS encoding NAD-dependent epimerase/dehydratase family protein has product MTSRRSFIRTSAAIGGALGLTGLPKGLLGQPDPFLLPQKVTKAPASLNILILGGTGFTGPEQVEYALARGHRVTLFNRNKTRPGYFKGKVAEELVGDLNGDTNALQGKTFDVVLDNPTTFPAWVRNAARQLSGNVKHYVFQSTTSVYSDQSIIGLDENSPVASLPAEVDPYTLDPQHASRYYGALKVKAEQEVARRYPGIWTVVRPCLIVGPLDRTDRFTYWPARIDAGGEILAPDKPDDPCQFIDVRDLAEFSVRLAEARVLGTFNAIGPEKPLTIAEMLYGVKAVTATPGRFTWVPWEFLQEQGLRPWRDLPVWQPPHGRTAGYQRRSAAKAIAAGLTFRSLADTAKTTLDWHRTRPQAEQDATLRGAVNGLDMKREVEVLAAWLAKVKATGSA; this is encoded by the coding sequence ATGACTAGCCGCCGCTCTTTCATTCGCACCAGCGCCGCCATCGGCGGTGCGCTCGGGCTCACCGGACTTCCCAAGGGACTGCTCGGCCAGCCCGATCCGTTCCTGCTGCCGCAGAAAGTCACGAAGGCGCCGGCCTCGCTGAACATCCTGATCCTCGGCGGCACGGGCTTCACCGGCCCGGAACAGGTGGAGTACGCCCTCGCGCGCGGGCATCGCGTGACGCTCTTCAACCGCAACAAGACGCGGCCGGGCTACTTCAAGGGCAAGGTCGCCGAGGAACTCGTCGGCGACCTCAACGGCGACACGAATGCGCTTCAGGGGAAGACGTTCGACGTCGTGCTCGACAATCCGACCACGTTTCCGGCCTGGGTGCGCAATGCGGCCAGGCAGCTCAGCGGCAACGTGAAGCACTACGTCTTCCAGTCCACGACATCGGTCTACAGCGACCAGAGCATCATCGGGCTGGATGAGAACAGCCCGGTCGCGTCACTCCCCGCCGAGGTGGATCCGTACACGCTCGATCCGCAGCACGCGTCGCGGTACTACGGCGCGCTCAAGGTGAAGGCTGAGCAGGAAGTGGCGCGACGGTATCCAGGGATCTGGACGGTGGTGCGCCCCTGCCTGATCGTGGGGCCGCTCGATCGCACGGACCGGTTCACGTACTGGCCGGCGCGCATCGATGCGGGAGGCGAGATTCTCGCTCCCGACAAGCCCGACGATCCCTGCCAGTTCATCGATGTGCGCGACCTCGCCGAATTCTCCGTCCGTCTGGCCGAGGCGCGGGTGCTGGGCACTTTCAACGCCATCGGGCCCGAGAAGCCGCTGACGATCGCCGAGATGCTGTATGGCGTGAAGGCGGTCACGGCGACGCCGGGGCGCTTCACGTGGGTGCCGTGGGAATTCCTGCAGGAACAGGGACTGCGTCCGTGGCGTGACCTTCCCGTCTGGCAGCCGCCACACGGGCGTACGGCGGGCTATCAGCGCCGCAGCGCCGCCAAGGCCATTGCGGCCGGGCTCACCTTCCGCTCGCTTGCCGACACGGCCAAGACCACGCTCGACTGGCACCGCACGCGTCCGCAGGCCGAGCAGGACGCGACGCTGCGCGGGGCAGTGAACGGGCTCGACATGAAGCGCGAGGTCGAGGTGCTGGCCGCCTGGCTCGCCAAGGTGAAGGCGACGGGGTCCGCGTGA